Proteins from one Telopea speciosissima isolate NSW1024214 ecotype Mountain lineage chromosome 1, Tspe_v1, whole genome shotgun sequence genomic window:
- the LOC122663023 gene encoding F-box protein FBW2-like, producing MDGSEIRCWDELIPDALGLIFSNLSLKDKLTVIPRICKSWRKAVMGPYCWQEIDIEEWSCRRQPEELDRMLQMLITRSSGSPRKLCVCDIPNDAIFSFIADHAGSLQTLQLPRSKISDSIVEQVAGKMSAITVLDLTYCGKIGARALEAFGKNCKLLVGLRRNMHPSDVGLYKFCQDDEAHAIAATMPKLKHLEIAYMLITTEGILDILSGCRELESLDVRGCWNVKLDEKFLDEKCSGLKVLGPSIMDSLDDSSDYSDSSGYSAWMFSTDQLYDGESSDGVWDDEQRLEELELRFYEGFDEEDDYGEEFE from the exons ATGGATGGAAGCGAGATCCGGTGCTGGGACGAGCTAATACCAGATGCACTCGGGTTAATCTTCAGCAATCTATCTCTCAAGGATAAATTAACTGTGATTCCGAGGATTTGCAAATCATGGAGGAAAGCAGTAATGGGGCCTTACTGCTGGCAAGAGATCGACATTGAGGAGTGGAGCTGCCGAAGACAGCCTGAGGAGCTGGATCGAATGCTTCAAATGTTGATCACCAGAAGCTCTGGTTCTCCCCGGAAGCTCTGCGTCTGTGATATACCCAACGACGCCATATTCTCCTTCATCGCAGACCA TGCTGGTTCCCTTCAGACCTTGCAGCTGCCAAGAAGCAAGATTAGTGATTCAATAGTGGAACAGGTTGCAGGGAAAATGTCTGCCATCACTGTCTTGGACCTTACCTACTGTGGTAAGATTGGTGCCCGTGCTCTGGAAGCATTTGGCAAGAactgcaaattgcttgtaggcTTGAGAAGGAATATGCACCCATCGGATGTTGGATTATATAAGTTTTGCCAGGACGATGAAGCCCACGCCATTGCAGCCACAATGCCCAAGCTCAAGCACCTTGAGATAGCCTACATGCTCATCACAACTGAAGGGATCCTTGACATTCTTTCAGGCTGCCGAGAACTCGAATCCTTGGATGTGAGAGGTTGCTGGAATGTGAAACTTGATGAGAAGTTCCTCGATGAGAAATGCTCTGGTTTGAAGGTTTTAGGCCCTTCAATCATGGATTCTTTGGATGATAGCTCTGATTACTCGGATTCTTCGGGTTACTCTGCCTGGATGTTTAGTACTGATCAACTGTATGATGGTGAGAGCTCTGATGGGGTTTGGGACGACGAGCAGAGGCTTGAGGAGCTGGAGCTGAGGTTCTATGAAGGGTTTGATGAGGAAGATGATTATGGCGAAGAGTTTGAGTAG